Proteins encoded together in one Citromicrobium bathyomarinum window:
- a CDS encoding sel1 repeat family protein — protein MLARIKTACLTLGAALSIALAVSAPTPTLAQTAGTLQQSIASCDRGDQAACLAAGLALSDVENRAYDPFLALRFLQQACAANQTAACGRLALIFFAGEGDVERDLPSAGNFATRACAGNDRDGCEVAEAVFAEPGSPQFDAEKALRYRRANCTFGNRRSCIDLARILYAMDDALPAEQIALAACVPGDPASAQVCAFGQRLQSLRRKAEAAREAAIQAARNAQAREQAVFDQYMGRRDYDGALYYSLYHLRSKSHAETAIMAAARAGALSTIFRDHFYVLEYWFPSGPVAQIAASQIAQIGQANDCGIWNCTNTPGASSARWRAAGGSSGSSYSRSSGSSFQPVRTPSSAEIAKQTRDKYRSYNCTGSRRLSSSHPVCQ, from the coding sequence ATGCTGGCCCGGATCAAGACCGCCTGCCTCACGCTGGGCGCTGCGCTGAGTATTGCTCTTGCGGTATCGGCCCCAACGCCGACGCTCGCGCAGACGGCGGGCACCCTCCAGCAGAGCATCGCAAGCTGCGATCGCGGCGACCAGGCAGCGTGCCTCGCCGCAGGGCTCGCGCTGTCCGACGTGGAGAACCGCGCCTACGATCCCTTCCTCGCCTTGCGCTTCCTCCAGCAGGCCTGCGCCGCCAACCAGACGGCGGCCTGCGGACGGCTGGCGCTGATCTTCTTCGCGGGCGAAGGCGACGTCGAGCGCGATCTGCCCAGCGCGGGCAATTTCGCCACTCGCGCATGCGCCGGAAACGACCGGGACGGGTGCGAGGTTGCCGAAGCCGTGTTTGCGGAGCCCGGATCGCCGCAGTTCGATGCCGAGAAGGCGCTGCGCTATCGCCGCGCCAACTGCACCTTCGGCAATCGCCGCTCGTGCATCGACCTTGCCCGCATCCTCTACGCGATGGACGATGCGCTGCCTGCCGAACAGATCGCGCTGGCCGCCTGCGTGCCCGGCGATCCGGCGAGCGCGCAGGTCTGCGCCTTCGGCCAGCGGCTGCAATCGCTGCGCCGCAAGGCGGAGGCCGCGCGTGAGGCCGCGATCCAGGCCGCGCGTAATGCGCAGGCGCGCGAACAGGCGGTGTTCGACCAGTATATGGGCCGCCGCGACTACGACGGCGCGCTGTACTATTCGCTCTATCACCTGCGCTCGAAAAGCCACGCTGAGACGGCGATCATGGCGGCGGCGCGCGCGGGTGCGCTCTCGACCATTTTCCGGGACCATTTCTACGTCCTCGAATACTGGTTCCCCTCGGGCCCCGTGGCGCAGATCGCCGCCTCGCAGATCGCGCAGATCGGGCAGGCCAATGATTGCGGCATCTGGAACTGCACCAATACGCCCGGTGCCAGCTCCGCCCGGTGGCGCGCGGCGGGCGGATCGAGCGGCTCGTCCTATTCGCGCAGCTCGGGCTCGTCGTTCCAGCCGGTCCGCACGCCGAGCAGCGCGGAAATCGCCAAGCAGACCCGCGACAAATACCGTTCGTACAATTGCACCGGCTCCCGGAGGCTCTCCAGCAGCCATCCGGTCTGCCAGTAA
- a CDS encoding tetratricopeptide repeat protein — protein sequence MKVLALTATLFAGLAAFALAPAMAQVEAGGDSNAMAGQAAYNAGDFATARAKYEVGCFTENNSAACTNLGAMATKGEGGAADLTTARRAYKIGCTKGQAEACENYGSMLINGRGGAKDYAGAITPLSTACDASFATSCYDLGATYYFGRVGSGPDYAKAREYFTKACPGQAADGCYALAILQRDGGGGPVDAAGAAKSFKLSCEAGKSDGCLDYGVAQYNGAGIPQDLAGARSSFSQACNTGNAGACMNAGMMARDGQGGAADPAAAKRLFGLGCKLGIQDGCTMAAQIGG from the coding sequence ATGAAGGTTCTTGCACTTACCGCCACGCTGTTTGCCGGCCTTGCCGCGTTCGCTCTTGCACCGGCCATGGCGCAGGTCGAGGCAGGCGGAGACAGCAACGCGATGGCTGGGCAGGCCGCCTATAACGCGGGCGACTTCGCCACCGCACGCGCGAAATACGAAGTCGGCTGCTTCACCGAAAACAACAGCGCCGCGTGCACCAATCTGGGTGCGATGGCGACCAAGGGCGAAGGCGGGGCCGCCGATCTGACGACCGCCCGCCGCGCCTACAAGATCGGCTGCACCAAGGGTCAGGCAGAGGCCTGCGAGAACTATGGTTCGATGCTGATCAACGGGCGCGGCGGGGCAAAGGATTACGCAGGCGCGATCACACCGTTGAGCACTGCGTGCGATGCCAGCTTTGCCACCTCATGCTACGACTTGGGCGCGACCTATTATTTCGGTCGTGTGGGGAGCGGACCGGACTACGCCAAAGCCCGTGAGTACTTCACCAAGGCATGCCCGGGCCAGGCTGCGGACGGCTGCTATGCACTGGCGATCCTGCAGCGCGATGGCGGCGGCGGGCCGGTCGATGCCGCAGGAGCGGCAAAGTCCTTCAAGCTGTCGTGCGAGGCGGGCAAGTCCGACGGGTGCCTCGATTACGGCGTTGCGCAATATAACGGAGCAGGCATTCCACAGGATTTGGCGGGTGCGCGCAGCAGCTTCAGCCAGGCATGCAACACCGGCAATGCGGGTGCGTGCATGAATGCAGGGATGATGGCGCGCGACGGACAGGGCGGCGCGGCCGATCCGGCGGCGGCCAAGCGGCTGTTCGGCCTGGGCTGCAAGCTGGGCATTCAGGACGGCTGCACCATGGCCGCCCAGATCGGCGGCTGA